From a single Larimichthys crocea isolate SSNF chromosome XIII, L_crocea_2.0, whole genome shotgun sequence genomic region:
- the ogdha gene encoding oxoglutarate (alpha-ketoglutarate) dehydrogenase a (lipoamide) isoform X1, giving the protein MHRLRTCAARLRPLTASQAAQTVGQQQRPITVTSTGGVRTFQPIRCYTAPVASEPFLNGTSSNYVEEMYYAWLENPKSVHKSWDVFFRNANAGAPPGAAYQSPLGLTAASSLAAPQLSSLVGAQPNVEKLVEDHLAVQSLIRAYQIRGHHVAQLDPLGIMDADLDSCVPTDIITSSDKLDVAVFKERLRILTVGGFYGLDESDLDKVFRLPTTTFIGGSESALPLKEIIRRLEMSYCQHIGVEFMFINDLEQCQWIRQKFETPGVMQFTLEEKRTLLARMVRSTRFEEFLQKKWSAEKRFGLEGCESLIPALKTIIDKSSENGVENVIMGMPHRGRLNVLANVIRKELEQIFCQFDSKLEAADEGSGDVKYHLGMYHRRINRVTDRNITLSLMANPSHLEAVDPVVQGKTKAEQFYCGDNDGNRVMSILLHGDAAFAGQGIVYETFHLSDLPSYTTHGTVHVVVNNQIGFTTDPRVARSSPYPTDVARVVNAPIFHVNADDPEAVIYVCKVAAEWRATFHKDVVVDLVSYRRMGHNEMDEPMFTQPLMYKQIKKQKPVLQKYAEKLIAEGAVTRQEYEEEIAKYDKICEEAHARSKDEKILHIKHWLDSPWPGFFTLDGQPKSMSCPSTGLTEENLNHIGQVASSVPVEDFTIHGGLSRILKGRAEMIRNRTVDWALGEYMAFGSLLKEGTHIRLSGQDVERGTFSHRHHVLHDQNVDKRICIPMNHLAPDQAPYTVCNSSLSEYGVLGFELGFAMASPNALILWEAQFGDFHNTAQCIIDQFICPGQAKWVRQNGIVLLLPHGMEGMGPEHSSARPERFLQMCNDDPDVMPAITEDFAVHQLYDCNWIVVNCSSPGNYFHVLRRQILLPFRKPLIIFTPKSLLRHPEARSSFDEMLPGTHFQRLIPEAGVAAERPEEVKRLIFCTGKVYYELTKERKNRGMEGSVAIARIEQLSPFPFDQVKSESERFCNADLVWCQEEHKNQGYYDYVKPRIRTTIQRAKPVWYAGREPAAAPATGNKNTHLMELRRFLDNAFGLDAFKDQQ; this is encoded by the exons ATGCATCGTTTAAGGACTTGTGCGGCGCGGTTGCGTCCGCTCACCGCCTCACAGGCGGCTCAGACTGTCGGCCAGCAGCAGCGGCCAATCACAGTCACCTCCACGGGTGGCGTAAGGACGTTTCAGCCAATCAGGTGCTACACCGCACCTGTGGCCTCGGAGCCGTTCCTCAACGGGACGAGCTCCAACTACGTGGAGGAGATGTACTACGCCTGGCTGGAGAACCCCAAGAGTGTTCATAAG tcGTGGGATGTATTTTTCAGGAACGCTAACGCCGGCGCTCCTCCCGGTGCTGCCTATCAGTCTCCTCTGGGTCTGACGGCAGCGTCGAGCCTCGCCGCTCctcagctgtcctctctggtcGGAGCTCAGCCCAACGTGGAGAAGCTGGTGGAGGATCACCTGGCCGTCCAGTCCCTCATCAGGGCCTATCAG ATCCGAGGGCACCATGTGGCCCAGTTGGACCCTCTCGGCATCATGGACGCCGATCTGGACTCGTGTGTCCCCACTGACATTATCACCTCCTCCGACAAGCTGG ACGTGGCTGTGTTCAAGGAGAGGCTGAGAATCCTCACGGTAGGAG GCTTCTACGGCCTGGACGAGTCGGACCTGGACAAGGTGTTCCGGCTGCCCACCACCACCTTCATCGGAGGCTCGGAGAGCGCTCTGCCGCTGAAGGAGATCATCCGCCGCCTGGAG atgtcGTACTGTCAGCACATCGGCGTGGAGTTCATGTTCATCAACGATCTGGAGCAGTGTCAGTGGATCCGACAGAAGTTCGAGACTCCTGGAGTGATGCAGTTCActctggaggagaagaggactCTGCTGGCCCGGATGGTTCGCTCCACCAg gtttgaGGAGTTCCTGCAGAAGAAGTGGTCTGCAGAGAAGCGTTTTGGTCTGGAGGGCTGTGAGTCTCTGATCCCGGCTCTGAAAACCATCATCGATAAATCGTCTGAGAACGGCGTGGAGAACGTCATCATGGGCATGCctcacag GGGTCGTCTCAACGTTTTGGCCAACGTGATCCGAAAAGAGCTGGAACagattttctgtcagtttgacTCCAAACTGGAAGCTGCTGACGAG GGCTCCGGCGACGTGAAGTACCATCTGGGAATGTACCATCGGCGTATTAACCGTGTGACCGACCGGAACATCACGCTGTCTCTGATGGCGAACCCGTCTCACCTGGAGGCCGTGGACCCCGTGGTGCAGGGGAAGACCAAGGCTGAGCAGTTCTACTGCGGAGACAACGACGGCAACAGG GTGATGTCCATCCTGCTCCACGGAGACGCAGCGTTTGCAGGACAGGGTATCGTGTACGAGACCTTCCATCTGTCCGACCTGCCGTCCTACACCACGCACGGCACCGTGCACGTCGTCGTCAACAACCAG ATCGGCTTCACCACGGATCCCCGCGTGGCTCGCTCGTCCCCGTATCCGACCGACGTGGCTCGAGTCGTCAACGCGCCGATCTTCCACGTCAACGCCGACGACCCCGAGGCCGTCATCTACGTCTGCAAGGTGGCAGCTGAGTGGAGGGCCACGTTCCACAAAGACGTGGTGGTCGACCTG GTGAGCTACCGGCGGATGGGTCACAACGAGATGGACGAGCCGATGTTCACTCAGCCGCTGATGTACAAACAGATCAAGAAGCAGAAGCCGGTTCTGCAGAAGTATGCAGAGAAACTGATCGCAGAGGGAGCCGTCACCCGGCAGGAGTACGAG GAGGAAATTGCCAAGTATGATAAAATCTGTGAGGAGGCGCATGCTCGCTCTAAGGACGAGAAGATCCTTCACATCAAGCACTGGCTGGACTCACCATGGCCCG GTTTCTTCACCCTGGACGGACAGCCGAAGTCCATGAGCTGCCCCTCTACCGGTCTGACAGAAGAAAACCTGAACCACATCGGACAAGTAGCCTCCTCCGTCCCTGTGGAGGACTTCACCATCCACGGAG GTCTGAGCCGTATCCTGAAGGGTCGGGCTGAGATGATCCGTAACCGGACCGTGGACTGGGCTCTGGGAGAGTACATGGCTTTCGGATCGCTGCTGAAGGAGGGAACCCACATCCGACTGTCGGGCCAGGACGTGGAGCGAGGGACGTTCAG CCACCGTCATCACGTCCTCCATGACCAGAACGTGGATAAGAGGATCTGTATTCCCATGAACCACCTGGCTCCTGACCAGGCGCCGTACACCGTCTGCAACAGCTCGCTGTCCGAGTACGGCGTCCTCG GCTTCGAGTTGGGCTTCGCCATGGCGAGTCCGAACGCTCTGATCCTGTGGGAGGCCCAGTTCGGAGACTTCCACAACACGGCTCAGTGCATCATCGACCAGTTCATCTGTCCGGGTCAGGCCAAGTGGGTCCGACAGAACGGcatcgtgctgctgctgccgcacGGCATGGAGGGCATG GGTCCAGAACATTCGTCAGCTCGTCCAGAGAGATTCCTGCAGATGTGCAACGACGACCCCGACGTCATgccg gccATCACAGAGGACTTTGCGGTCCATCAGCTGTACGACTGTAACTGGATCGTGGTGAATTGTTCTTCTCCTGGAAACTACTTCCACGTCCTGAGACGACAGATCCTCCTCCCATTCAGGAAgcct CTGATCATCTTCACGCCCAAATCTCTGCTGCGTCACCCCGAGGCCAGATCCAGCTTCGACGAGATGCTGCCAG gtacTCACTTCCAGAGGTTGATCCCAGAAGCTGGAGTGGCAGCGGAGCGTccagaggaggtgaagaggttGATCTTCTGCACGGGGAAAGTTTACTACGAGCTCAccaaagagaggaagaacagagggatggagggaagtGTGGCCATCGCTCGCATagagcag ttgTCTCCGTTCCCGTTCGACCAGGTGAAGTCCGAGTCGGAGCGTTTCTGCAACGCCGACCTGGTTTGGTGTCAGGAGGAGCACAAGAACCAGGGTTACTATGACTACGTGAAGCCTCGCATCAGGACCACCATCCAGAGAGCCAAGCCTGTCTG gtacgCTGGTCGTGAGCCGGCGGCCGCTCCGGctacaggaaacaaaaacactcacctGATGGAGCTGCGGCGTTTCCTTGACAACGCCTTCGGCCTGGACGCGTTCAAGGATCAGCAGTAA
- the ogdha gene encoding oxoglutarate (alpha-ketoglutarate) dehydrogenase a (lipoamide) isoform X3: MHRLRTCAARLRPLTASQAAQTVGQQQRPITVTSTGGVRTFQPIRCYTAPVASEPFLNGTSSNYVEEMYYAWLENPKSVHKSWDVFFRNANAGAPPGAAYQSPLGLTAASSLAAPQLSSLVGAQPNVEKLVEDHLAVQSLIRAYQVMGHHNAQLDPLGISCVNFDDAPVNTGFQDVGFYGLDESDLDKVFRLPTTTFIGGSESALPLKEIIRRLEMSYCQHIGVEFMFINDLEQCQWIRQKFETPGVMQFTLEEKRTLLARMVRSTRFEEFLQKKWSAEKRFGLEGCESLIPALKTIIDKSSENGVENVIMGMPHRGRLNVLANVIRKELEQIFCQFDSKLEAADEGSGDVKYHLGMYHRRINRVTDRNITLSLMANPSHLEAVDPVVQGKTKAEQFYCGDNDGNRVMSILLHGDAAFAGQGIVYETFHLSDLPSYTTHGTVHVVVNNQIGFTTDPRVARSSPYPTDVARVVNAPIFHVNADDPEAVIYVCKVAAEWRATFHKDVVVDLVSYRRMGHNEMDEPMFTQPLMYKQIKKQKPVLQKYAEKLIAEGAVTRQEYEEEIAKYDKICEEAHARSKDEKILHIKHWLDSPWPGFFTLDGQPKSMSCPSTGLTEENLNHIGQVASSVPVEDFTIHGGLSRILKGRAEMIRNRTVDWALGEYMAFGSLLKEGTHIRLSGQDVERGTFSHRHHVLHDQNVDKRICIPMNHLAPDQAPYTVCNSSLSEYGVLGFELGFAMASPNALILWEAQFGDFHNTAQCIIDQFICPGQAKWVRQNGIVLLLPHGMEGMGPEHSSARPERFLQMCNDDPDVMPAITEDFAVHQLYDCNWIVVNCSSPGNYFHVLRRQILLPFRKPLIIFTPKSLLRHPEARSSFDEMLPGTHFQRLIPEAGVAAERPEEVKRLIFCTGKVYYELTKERKNRGMEGSVAIARIEQLSPFPFDQVKSESERFCNADLVWCQEEHKNQGYYDYVKPRIRTTIQRAKPVWYAGREPAAAPATGNKNTHLMELRRFLDNAFGLDAFKDQQ; the protein is encoded by the exons ATGCATCGTTTAAGGACTTGTGCGGCGCGGTTGCGTCCGCTCACCGCCTCACAGGCGGCTCAGACTGTCGGCCAGCAGCAGCGGCCAATCACAGTCACCTCCACGGGTGGCGTAAGGACGTTTCAGCCAATCAGGTGCTACACCGCACCTGTGGCCTCGGAGCCGTTCCTCAACGGGACGAGCTCCAACTACGTGGAGGAGATGTACTACGCCTGGCTGGAGAACCCCAAGAGTGTTCATAAG tcGTGGGATGTATTTTTCAGGAACGCTAACGCCGGCGCTCCTCCCGGTGCTGCCTATCAGTCTCCTCTGGGTCTGACGGCAGCGTCGAGCCTCGCCGCTCctcagctgtcctctctggtcGGAGCTCAGCCCAACGTGGAGAAGCTGGTGGAGGATCACCTGGCCGTCCAGTCCCTCATCAGGGCCTATCAG GTGATGGGGCATCACAATGCCCAGTTGGATCCTCTGGGAATCAGCTGTGTGAATTTTGATGATGCTCCGGTCAATACCGGCTTCCAGGATGTTG GCTTCTACGGCCTGGACGAGTCGGACCTGGACAAGGTGTTCCGGCTGCCCACCACCACCTTCATCGGAGGCTCGGAGAGCGCTCTGCCGCTGAAGGAGATCATCCGCCGCCTGGAG atgtcGTACTGTCAGCACATCGGCGTGGAGTTCATGTTCATCAACGATCTGGAGCAGTGTCAGTGGATCCGACAGAAGTTCGAGACTCCTGGAGTGATGCAGTTCActctggaggagaagaggactCTGCTGGCCCGGATGGTTCGCTCCACCAg gtttgaGGAGTTCCTGCAGAAGAAGTGGTCTGCAGAGAAGCGTTTTGGTCTGGAGGGCTGTGAGTCTCTGATCCCGGCTCTGAAAACCATCATCGATAAATCGTCTGAGAACGGCGTGGAGAACGTCATCATGGGCATGCctcacag GGGTCGTCTCAACGTTTTGGCCAACGTGATCCGAAAAGAGCTGGAACagattttctgtcagtttgacTCCAAACTGGAAGCTGCTGACGAG GGCTCCGGCGACGTGAAGTACCATCTGGGAATGTACCATCGGCGTATTAACCGTGTGACCGACCGGAACATCACGCTGTCTCTGATGGCGAACCCGTCTCACCTGGAGGCCGTGGACCCCGTGGTGCAGGGGAAGACCAAGGCTGAGCAGTTCTACTGCGGAGACAACGACGGCAACAGG GTGATGTCCATCCTGCTCCACGGAGACGCAGCGTTTGCAGGACAGGGTATCGTGTACGAGACCTTCCATCTGTCCGACCTGCCGTCCTACACCACGCACGGCACCGTGCACGTCGTCGTCAACAACCAG ATCGGCTTCACCACGGATCCCCGCGTGGCTCGCTCGTCCCCGTATCCGACCGACGTGGCTCGAGTCGTCAACGCGCCGATCTTCCACGTCAACGCCGACGACCCCGAGGCCGTCATCTACGTCTGCAAGGTGGCAGCTGAGTGGAGGGCCACGTTCCACAAAGACGTGGTGGTCGACCTG GTGAGCTACCGGCGGATGGGTCACAACGAGATGGACGAGCCGATGTTCACTCAGCCGCTGATGTACAAACAGATCAAGAAGCAGAAGCCGGTTCTGCAGAAGTATGCAGAGAAACTGATCGCAGAGGGAGCCGTCACCCGGCAGGAGTACGAG GAGGAAATTGCCAAGTATGATAAAATCTGTGAGGAGGCGCATGCTCGCTCTAAGGACGAGAAGATCCTTCACATCAAGCACTGGCTGGACTCACCATGGCCCG GTTTCTTCACCCTGGACGGACAGCCGAAGTCCATGAGCTGCCCCTCTACCGGTCTGACAGAAGAAAACCTGAACCACATCGGACAAGTAGCCTCCTCCGTCCCTGTGGAGGACTTCACCATCCACGGAG GTCTGAGCCGTATCCTGAAGGGTCGGGCTGAGATGATCCGTAACCGGACCGTGGACTGGGCTCTGGGAGAGTACATGGCTTTCGGATCGCTGCTGAAGGAGGGAACCCACATCCGACTGTCGGGCCAGGACGTGGAGCGAGGGACGTTCAG CCACCGTCATCACGTCCTCCATGACCAGAACGTGGATAAGAGGATCTGTATTCCCATGAACCACCTGGCTCCTGACCAGGCGCCGTACACCGTCTGCAACAGCTCGCTGTCCGAGTACGGCGTCCTCG GCTTCGAGTTGGGCTTCGCCATGGCGAGTCCGAACGCTCTGATCCTGTGGGAGGCCCAGTTCGGAGACTTCCACAACACGGCTCAGTGCATCATCGACCAGTTCATCTGTCCGGGTCAGGCCAAGTGGGTCCGACAGAACGGcatcgtgctgctgctgccgcacGGCATGGAGGGCATG GGTCCAGAACATTCGTCAGCTCGTCCAGAGAGATTCCTGCAGATGTGCAACGACGACCCCGACGTCATgccg gccATCACAGAGGACTTTGCGGTCCATCAGCTGTACGACTGTAACTGGATCGTGGTGAATTGTTCTTCTCCTGGAAACTACTTCCACGTCCTGAGACGACAGATCCTCCTCCCATTCAGGAAgcct CTGATCATCTTCACGCCCAAATCTCTGCTGCGTCACCCCGAGGCCAGATCCAGCTTCGACGAGATGCTGCCAG gtacTCACTTCCAGAGGTTGATCCCAGAAGCTGGAGTGGCAGCGGAGCGTccagaggaggtgaagaggttGATCTTCTGCACGGGGAAAGTTTACTACGAGCTCAccaaagagaggaagaacagagggatggagggaagtGTGGCCATCGCTCGCATagagcag ttgTCTCCGTTCCCGTTCGACCAGGTGAAGTCCGAGTCGGAGCGTTTCTGCAACGCCGACCTGGTTTGGTGTCAGGAGGAGCACAAGAACCAGGGTTACTATGACTACGTGAAGCCTCGCATCAGGACCACCATCCAGAGAGCCAAGCCTGTCTG gtacgCTGGTCGTGAGCCGGCGGCCGCTCCGGctacaggaaacaaaaacactcacctGATGGAGCTGCGGCGTTTCCTTGACAACGCCTTCGGCCTGGACGCGTTCAAGGATCAGCAGTAA
- the ogdha gene encoding oxoglutarate (alpha-ketoglutarate) dehydrogenase a (lipoamide) isoform X2 translates to MHRLRTCAARLRPLTASQAAQTVGQQQRPITVTSTGGVRTFQPIRCYTAPVASEPFLNGTSSNYVEEMYYAWLENPKSVHKSWDVFFRNANAGAPPGAAYQSPLGLTAASSLAAPQLSSLVGAQPNVEKLVEDHLAVQSLIRAYQIRGHHVAQLDPLGIMDADLDSCVPTDIITSSDKLGFYGLDESDLDKVFRLPTTTFIGGSESALPLKEIIRRLEMSYCQHIGVEFMFINDLEQCQWIRQKFETPGVMQFTLEEKRTLLARMVRSTRFEEFLQKKWSAEKRFGLEGCESLIPALKTIIDKSSENGVENVIMGMPHRGRLNVLANVIRKELEQIFCQFDSKLEAADEGSGDVKYHLGMYHRRINRVTDRNITLSLMANPSHLEAVDPVVQGKTKAEQFYCGDNDGNRVMSILLHGDAAFAGQGIVYETFHLSDLPSYTTHGTVHVVVNNQIGFTTDPRVARSSPYPTDVARVVNAPIFHVNADDPEAVIYVCKVAAEWRATFHKDVVVDLVSYRRMGHNEMDEPMFTQPLMYKQIKKQKPVLQKYAEKLIAEGAVTRQEYEEEIAKYDKICEEAHARSKDEKILHIKHWLDSPWPGFFTLDGQPKSMSCPSTGLTEENLNHIGQVASSVPVEDFTIHGGLSRILKGRAEMIRNRTVDWALGEYMAFGSLLKEGTHIRLSGQDVERGTFSHRHHVLHDQNVDKRICIPMNHLAPDQAPYTVCNSSLSEYGVLGFELGFAMASPNALILWEAQFGDFHNTAQCIIDQFICPGQAKWVRQNGIVLLLPHGMEGMGPEHSSARPERFLQMCNDDPDVMPAITEDFAVHQLYDCNWIVVNCSSPGNYFHVLRRQILLPFRKPLIIFTPKSLLRHPEARSSFDEMLPGTHFQRLIPEAGVAAERPEEVKRLIFCTGKVYYELTKERKNRGMEGSVAIARIEQLSPFPFDQVKSESERFCNADLVWCQEEHKNQGYYDYVKPRIRTTIQRAKPVWYAGREPAAAPATGNKNTHLMELRRFLDNAFGLDAFKDQQ, encoded by the exons ATGCATCGTTTAAGGACTTGTGCGGCGCGGTTGCGTCCGCTCACCGCCTCACAGGCGGCTCAGACTGTCGGCCAGCAGCAGCGGCCAATCACAGTCACCTCCACGGGTGGCGTAAGGACGTTTCAGCCAATCAGGTGCTACACCGCACCTGTGGCCTCGGAGCCGTTCCTCAACGGGACGAGCTCCAACTACGTGGAGGAGATGTACTACGCCTGGCTGGAGAACCCCAAGAGTGTTCATAAG tcGTGGGATGTATTTTTCAGGAACGCTAACGCCGGCGCTCCTCCCGGTGCTGCCTATCAGTCTCCTCTGGGTCTGACGGCAGCGTCGAGCCTCGCCGCTCctcagctgtcctctctggtcGGAGCTCAGCCCAACGTGGAGAAGCTGGTGGAGGATCACCTGGCCGTCCAGTCCCTCATCAGGGCCTATCAG ATCCGAGGGCACCATGTGGCCCAGTTGGACCCTCTCGGCATCATGGACGCCGATCTGGACTCGTGTGTCCCCACTGACATTATCACCTCCTCCGACAAGCTGG GCTTCTACGGCCTGGACGAGTCGGACCTGGACAAGGTGTTCCGGCTGCCCACCACCACCTTCATCGGAGGCTCGGAGAGCGCTCTGCCGCTGAAGGAGATCATCCGCCGCCTGGAG atgtcGTACTGTCAGCACATCGGCGTGGAGTTCATGTTCATCAACGATCTGGAGCAGTGTCAGTGGATCCGACAGAAGTTCGAGACTCCTGGAGTGATGCAGTTCActctggaggagaagaggactCTGCTGGCCCGGATGGTTCGCTCCACCAg gtttgaGGAGTTCCTGCAGAAGAAGTGGTCTGCAGAGAAGCGTTTTGGTCTGGAGGGCTGTGAGTCTCTGATCCCGGCTCTGAAAACCATCATCGATAAATCGTCTGAGAACGGCGTGGAGAACGTCATCATGGGCATGCctcacag GGGTCGTCTCAACGTTTTGGCCAACGTGATCCGAAAAGAGCTGGAACagattttctgtcagtttgacTCCAAACTGGAAGCTGCTGACGAG GGCTCCGGCGACGTGAAGTACCATCTGGGAATGTACCATCGGCGTATTAACCGTGTGACCGACCGGAACATCACGCTGTCTCTGATGGCGAACCCGTCTCACCTGGAGGCCGTGGACCCCGTGGTGCAGGGGAAGACCAAGGCTGAGCAGTTCTACTGCGGAGACAACGACGGCAACAGG GTGATGTCCATCCTGCTCCACGGAGACGCAGCGTTTGCAGGACAGGGTATCGTGTACGAGACCTTCCATCTGTCCGACCTGCCGTCCTACACCACGCACGGCACCGTGCACGTCGTCGTCAACAACCAG ATCGGCTTCACCACGGATCCCCGCGTGGCTCGCTCGTCCCCGTATCCGACCGACGTGGCTCGAGTCGTCAACGCGCCGATCTTCCACGTCAACGCCGACGACCCCGAGGCCGTCATCTACGTCTGCAAGGTGGCAGCTGAGTGGAGGGCCACGTTCCACAAAGACGTGGTGGTCGACCTG GTGAGCTACCGGCGGATGGGTCACAACGAGATGGACGAGCCGATGTTCACTCAGCCGCTGATGTACAAACAGATCAAGAAGCAGAAGCCGGTTCTGCAGAAGTATGCAGAGAAACTGATCGCAGAGGGAGCCGTCACCCGGCAGGAGTACGAG GAGGAAATTGCCAAGTATGATAAAATCTGTGAGGAGGCGCATGCTCGCTCTAAGGACGAGAAGATCCTTCACATCAAGCACTGGCTGGACTCACCATGGCCCG GTTTCTTCACCCTGGACGGACAGCCGAAGTCCATGAGCTGCCCCTCTACCGGTCTGACAGAAGAAAACCTGAACCACATCGGACAAGTAGCCTCCTCCGTCCCTGTGGAGGACTTCACCATCCACGGAG GTCTGAGCCGTATCCTGAAGGGTCGGGCTGAGATGATCCGTAACCGGACCGTGGACTGGGCTCTGGGAGAGTACATGGCTTTCGGATCGCTGCTGAAGGAGGGAACCCACATCCGACTGTCGGGCCAGGACGTGGAGCGAGGGACGTTCAG CCACCGTCATCACGTCCTCCATGACCAGAACGTGGATAAGAGGATCTGTATTCCCATGAACCACCTGGCTCCTGACCAGGCGCCGTACACCGTCTGCAACAGCTCGCTGTCCGAGTACGGCGTCCTCG GCTTCGAGTTGGGCTTCGCCATGGCGAGTCCGAACGCTCTGATCCTGTGGGAGGCCCAGTTCGGAGACTTCCACAACACGGCTCAGTGCATCATCGACCAGTTCATCTGTCCGGGTCAGGCCAAGTGGGTCCGACAGAACGGcatcgtgctgctgctgccgcacGGCATGGAGGGCATG GGTCCAGAACATTCGTCAGCTCGTCCAGAGAGATTCCTGCAGATGTGCAACGACGACCCCGACGTCATgccg gccATCACAGAGGACTTTGCGGTCCATCAGCTGTACGACTGTAACTGGATCGTGGTGAATTGTTCTTCTCCTGGAAACTACTTCCACGTCCTGAGACGACAGATCCTCCTCCCATTCAGGAAgcct CTGATCATCTTCACGCCCAAATCTCTGCTGCGTCACCCCGAGGCCAGATCCAGCTTCGACGAGATGCTGCCAG gtacTCACTTCCAGAGGTTGATCCCAGAAGCTGGAGTGGCAGCGGAGCGTccagaggaggtgaagaggttGATCTTCTGCACGGGGAAAGTTTACTACGAGCTCAccaaagagaggaagaacagagggatggagggaagtGTGGCCATCGCTCGCATagagcag ttgTCTCCGTTCCCGTTCGACCAGGTGAAGTCCGAGTCGGAGCGTTTCTGCAACGCCGACCTGGTTTGGTGTCAGGAGGAGCACAAGAACCAGGGTTACTATGACTACGTGAAGCCTCGCATCAGGACCACCATCCAGAGAGCCAAGCCTGTCTG gtacgCTGGTCGTGAGCCGGCGGCCGCTCCGGctacaggaaacaaaaacactcacctGATGGAGCTGCGGCGTTTCCTTGACAACGCCTTCGGCCTGGACGCGTTCAAGGATCAGCAGTAA